A DNA window from Cognatiyoonia koreensis contains the following coding sequences:
- a CDS encoding MBL fold metallo-hydrolase, whose protein sequence is MKIHTPFPDPPAEGEAITVADGVLWMRLPLPMALDHVNVFALDDGDGWTLIDTGFATKRTKAIWEELLSGPLCGRPVNRLIVTHHHPDHVGLAGWFIDKGATLAMPRTGWLQARMLTLDVQEIPAPEALAFYRSAGMDPDILQKRSTERPFNFADCVDPIPLGYQRLKDGDSIQFGQRTWDIRMGDGHAPEHATFWSRDDNLVIGGDQLLLSISPNLGVYPTEPDADPVQDWISSCEHFQQFATSEQLILAGHKLPYTGLPKRLHQMISNHHEALSRLLAHLDTPRTAGQCFEPLFKRKIDNGTYGLALVEAVAHLNHLYQAGQVSRETNDSGAYAYRAL, encoded by the coding sequence ATGAAAATACACACGCCCTTTCCTGACCCGCCCGCCGAAGGCGAAGCGATCACTGTGGCCGACGGTGTGCTTTGGATGCGGCTGCCTTTGCCCATGGCGCTTGACCACGTCAATGTATTTGCGCTGGATGATGGCGACGGCTGGACGCTGATCGACACTGGTTTTGCGACAAAACGAACAAAAGCGATCTGGGAAGAGCTGCTGTCCGGGCCGCTGTGCGGGCGACCGGTCAACCGGCTGATCGTCACGCACCACCACCCCGATCACGTCGGGCTGGCCGGTTGGTTCATCGACAAGGGGGCAACGCTCGCCATGCCGCGCACAGGCTGGTTGCAGGCGCGGATGCTGACCTTGGACGTGCAGGAAATACCAGCACCAGAAGCGCTTGCGTTCTATCGGTCTGCCGGGATGGACCCCGACATTCTGCAGAAACGCAGCACGGAGCGCCCCTTTAACTTCGCGGATTGTGTGGATCCGATCCCGCTGGGGTATCAACGGTTGAAGGATGGCGATTCTATCCAGTTCGGTCAGCGCACATGGGATATCCGCATGGGTGATGGCCATGCCCCTGAACACGCGACTTTCTGGAGCCGCGACGACAACCTTGTCATTGGTGGCGACCAGTTGCTGCTGTCCATCAGCCCCAACCTTGGTGTCTATCCGACAGAACCTGACGCTGATCCGGTGCAGGACTGGATATCGTCATGCGAACACTTCCAGCAGTTCGCCACGTCTGAACAGTTGATACTGGCGGGACATAAACTGCCCTACACCGGGCTGCCGAAACGGTTACACCAAATGATCAGCAATCATCATGAGGCCCTTTCGCGTCTGCTGGCGCATCTTGATACCCCCCGCACTGCCGGGCAGTGTTTTGAGCCGCTTTTCAAGCGCAAGATCGACAACGGAACCTATGGGCTGGCGCTGGTCGAGGCCGTGGCACATCTGAACCACCTTTATCAGGCGGGCCAAGTCAGCCGCGAAACGAACGACAGCGGCGCCTACGCATATCGCGCATTATAG
- a CDS encoding DUF6356 family protein, with protein sequence MSDSTTTPPTALFAKVFLDHPATVNESYFGHMRFAFAFAFWLFVAACAAFIHALIPALCETTASRILTRLHNRIMTRH encoded by the coding sequence ATGTCAGACTCGACCACCACACCGCCTACCGCCTTGTTCGCAAAAGTCTTTCTGGATCATCCAGCGACCGTGAATGAAAGCTATTTCGGTCATATGCGCTTTGCCTTTGCCTTCGCATTCTGGCTGTTCGTTGCAGCATGCGCGGCATTCATTCATGCGCTCATTCCTGCCCTTTGCGAAACAACGGCAAGCCGTATCCTCACGCGCCTGCACAACAGGATCATGACGCGCCACTGA
- a CDS encoding Lrp/AsnC family transcriptional regulator: MNDEIDKLILTLLQNDCTLSVDDISERVHLSRNACWRRIKAMEAAKIITRRVALVDPAKVGCPLTAIVLLRTSQHDAAWITKFHQVLASMPEVVSASRMSGDLDYVLRVRLKDVPAYDRFYKDLTSRISVLDISASFVMEEIKETTAVPL; encoded by the coding sequence ATGAACGACGAAATTGACAAACTCATCCTTACCCTACTGCAGAACGACTGCACGCTGTCCGTTGATGACATCAGTGAACGTGTCCATCTTTCCCGCAACGCGTGCTGGCGGCGCATCAAGGCCATGGAAGCCGCAAAGATCATCACGCGGCGGGTCGCGTTGGTTGATCCCGCGAAAGTTGGCTGTCCCCTGACAGCGATCGTACTTCTGCGTACCAGTCAGCACGACGCGGCGTGGATCACGAAATTTCATCAGGTCCTCGCGTCAATGCCGGAAGTGGTCAGCGCGTCGCGCATGTCAGGTGATCTGGACTACGTTCTGCGGGTGCGGCTGAAGGACGTTCCCGCCTATGATCGGTTTTACAAGGACCTCACATCACGGATTTCTGTTTTAGACATCTCTGCCAGTTTCGTTATGGAGGAGATCAAGGAAACAACAGCGGTGCCCCTATGA
- a CDS encoding DUF6173 family protein, which translates to MTDEIATSAEAIENAHLPSIREVHTNPDAKCASEGGIPKALKEPTGRKSPAQWAYERIILYIQNFEKQLDNDEEVGMGFVGGDAGVIKIEGLGYYDPDLITFYGSDGTGAKTQLIQHVSQLNVMLRAAPKQVDQAEPNRIGFRLAKELEREDDATA; encoded by the coding sequence ATGACCGACGAAATCGCCACATCTGCCGAAGCCATTGAAAACGCGCACCTTCCAAGTATCCGTGAAGTGCATACAAATCCTGACGCGAAATGCGCGTCCGAAGGGGGCATTCCGAAAGCACTGAAAGAACCGACCGGCCGCAAAAGCCCGGCGCAATGGGCGTACGAGCGCATTATTCTTTATATCCAGAACTTCGAAAAGCAGTTGGACAATGATGAAGAGGTGGGCATGGGCTTTGTCGGCGGCGATGCTGGCGTCATCAAGATCGAAGGTCTGGGCTATTATGATCCGGACCTCATCACATTCTACGGCAGCGATGGAACGGGTGCAAAAACCCAACTGATCCAACATGTCAGCCAGTTGAACGTCATGCTGCGCGCCGCACCGAAGCAAGTCGATCAGGCCGAACCCAACCGGATCGGTTTCCGGCTTGCCAAGGAACTGGAACGTGAGGACGATGCGACGGCTTGA
- a CDS encoding aa3-type cytochrome c oxidase subunit IV produces the protein MAKHKHGEMDISVHEKTFDGFIKMVTRGAIACIVLLIFIGLVNG, from the coding sequence ATGGCAAAGCATAAGCACGGCGAAATGGACATTTCCGTTCACGAAAAGACATTTGACGGCTTTATCAAAATGGTCACGCGCGGCGCAATCGCTTGCATTGTGCTGCTGATCTTCATCGGCCTCGTCAACGGCTAA
- a CDS encoding AzlD domain-containing protein — MNYTQAEIWLIIALMGIGTYLIRFSFLGLIGDRPLHPFLLRLLRFTPVAVLPGMVAPLALWPTATGGEPDAIRLLATLATLIVGVWRKNVIWAVGAGVLTLYVGLFLTGQI, encoded by the coding sequence GTGAACTATACCCAAGCTGAAATCTGGCTCATCATCGCATTGATGGGGATCGGCACTTATTTGATCCGCTTTTCATTCCTTGGGCTGATAGGTGACCGCCCGCTGCATCCGTTTCTGTTGCGGCTGCTTCGGTTTACGCCGGTGGCTGTACTCCCCGGAATGGTCGCGCCACTTGCCCTTTGGCCGACGGCCACCGGAGGAGAGCCGGATGCCATAAGATTGCTGGCAACGCTTGCCACGCTGATTGTCGGGGTTTGGCGAAAAAACGTAATCTGGGCCGTCGGGGCAGGCGTTCTCACCCTCTATGTCGGGCTTTTCCTGACCGGTCAGATTTAG
- a CDS encoding AzlC family ABC transporter permease yields the protein MHPSTAKSAYLKGIRDGSPFLVMAIPFALVFGVVATEAGLTLGQTLGFSVLVIAGASQYAALQLMVENAAIVLVLMAALAVNLRMAMYSASLVPHLGAAPLWQRALVAYVNFDQSYIVSIAQYEKAPDWSVRDKALFFLGVATPIAPAWMCSTAVGALVGAQIPPEYALDFIVPIMFLAMVAPMLKSLAHVLAALVSATVALLLIGLPSGVGLLIAAGAAMLTGALVETWLEQRT from the coding sequence ATGCATCCCTCCACCGCCAAATCTGCTTATCTCAAAGGCATACGAGACGGCAGCCCTTTCCTGGTGATGGCGATACCGTTTGCACTGGTATTCGGCGTCGTGGCGACCGAGGCAGGCTTGACCCTTGGCCAGACGCTTGGTTTCTCGGTTCTGGTGATAGCGGGGGCATCGCAGTACGCAGCGTTGCAGCTGATGGTTGAAAACGCGGCAATCGTGCTGGTCCTGATGGCTGCGTTGGCAGTGAACCTGCGTATGGCGATGTACTCGGCGTCGCTCGTGCCGCATCTGGGGGCGGCACCGCTTTGGCAGCGGGCATTGGTGGCGTACGTGAACTTTGACCAATCCTATATCGTAAGCATCGCACAATACGAAAAAGCGCCGGACTGGTCCGTGCGCGACAAAGCACTCTTTTTCCTTGGCGTGGCGACCCCGATTGCACCGGCATGGATGTGCAGCACGGCGGTCGGGGCCCTTGTCGGGGCGCAAATTCCACCTGAATACGCATTGGATTTCATCGTTCCGATCATGTTCCTCGCCATGGTCGCGCCGATGCTGAAATCCTTGGCGCACGTGCTGGCGGCACTCGTGTCCGCGACCGTTGCCCTGCTGCTTATCGGGCTGCCGTCTGGTGTCGGCCTGCTGATTGCAGCAGGCGCTGCCATGCTGACAGGGGCCTTGGTCGAGACATGGTTGGAGCAACGGACGTGA
- a CDS encoding formate dehydrogenase accessory sulfurtransferase FdhD yields the protein MAQLDDLSDYIITPDPTAPRLTRSVVGTDQTGAPVTAQVVEERPLTIFLNRQEIVTAMTIGDYPAYLALGFLKNQGMLADNETITGIDYDEELETVVVRTLSQTTYEEKLQKKTRTSGCAVGTVFGDMMEGLSDVTLPDTPIKTSHLYALAAKINRTPSLYLEAGAIHGTVLCQGSRPLVYMEDVGRHNAVDKVAGWMLSENVTAADKMLYTTGRLTSEMVIKTALMGIPVLASRSGFTAWGVEIAQQVGLTLIGRMKGQRFTCLAGEHRLIRDADPEQIQDEPEKAARKGATWPTG from the coding sequence TTGGCCCAACTCGACGATCTTTCGGATTACATCATCACCCCGGATCCGACCGCGCCGCGGCTTACCCGGTCTGTTGTCGGCACCGATCAGACCGGTGCGCCCGTCACCGCGCAAGTGGTCGAAGAACGGCCCCTGACGATCTTTCTGAACCGGCAGGAAATCGTCACCGCCATGACGATCGGTGACTATCCGGCCTATCTTGCGCTTGGATTCTTGAAAAATCAGGGGATGCTTGCCGATAACGAGACGATCACCGGCATCGACTATGATGAGGAACTCGAGACTGTCGTCGTGCGCACGCTTTCGCAAACAACCTATGAAGAGAAGTTGCAGAAAAAGACACGGACGAGTGGCTGCGCCGTCGGGACTGTGTTCGGTGACATGATGGAAGGGCTTTCCGACGTCACGCTGCCCGATACGCCAATCAAGACGTCGCACCTTTATGCACTGGCCGCAAAGATCAATCGCACGCCGTCGCTTTATCTTGAGGCTGGTGCGATACACGGGACGGTTCTGTGCCAAGGGTCGCGCCCGCTTGTCTATATGGAGGACGTCGGCCGGCATAACGCCGTGGACAAGGTGGCAGGCTGGATGCTGTCCGAAAACGTCACAGCGGCAGACAAGATGCTTTATACGACGGGGCGACTGACCTCTGAAATGGTCATCAAGACGGCGTTGATGGGCATCCCCGTGCTTGCGTCGCGGTCCGGCTTTACCGCTTGGGGCGTGGAAATCGCACAGCAAGTCGGGTTGACCTTGATTGGTCGCATGAAGGGCCAACGTTTTACGTGTCTCGCCGGCGAACATCGCTTGATTCGCGATGCTGATCCGGAGCAGATACAGGACGAACCTGAAAAAGCAGCGCGCAAGGGGGCGACATGGCCGACAGGATAA
- a CDS encoding YcxB family protein, which produces MTTYIAEFEGDHKAVLQSMFASGNAITSWRVKIAGFIQYLAMGFIAPIGLLGLAMFFFRDFVRDNTLLVSLVAFAIGWGIASLTRLIYAELAKSCASSPFGAHQRVEISENGFVLRSRNSHWQTGWADISAVLETKRALCVVASGVALYVPKAELDDPTQTFSDMQRWHKASVFA; this is translated from the coding sequence ATGACGACGTACATCGCAGAATTTGAAGGAGACCACAAAGCAGTCCTTCAATCCATGTTCGCGTCCGGCAACGCCATCACGTCGTGGCGCGTCAAGATCGCGGGTTTCATCCAGTATCTTGCAATGGGCTTTATCGCGCCGATCGGTCTTTTGGGTCTCGCCATGTTTTTCTTTCGCGACTTTGTCCGGGACAATACTTTGCTCGTCTCTCTTGTCGCATTTGCCATCGGCTGGGGCATTGCGAGCCTCACCCGCCTGATCTACGCCGAATTGGCCAAGAGCTGCGCATCCAGCCCATTCGGTGCCCACCAACGCGTCGAAATCAGCGAAAACGGGTTCGTTCTGCGCAGTCGCAACAGCCATTGGCAGACGGGCTGGGCCGATATCAGCGCAGTATTGGAAACCAAACGCGCCTTGTGCGTTGTCGCTTCGGGCGTCGCCCTTTACGTGCCAAAAGCGGAACTAGACGACCCGACGCAAACGTTCAGCGATATGCAACGCTGGCACAAGGCATCGGTGTTCGCATGA
- the mobA gene encoding molybdenum cofactor guanylyltransferase MobA has protein sequence MKQPVGVILAGGQATRMGGGDKGMLQLDDRSILDHVLARLEPQVAAVALNANGDPARFADLNLPIIPDSIAGFAGPLSGVLAGLDWAAEQDATHIVTAAADSPFLPCDLVPQLLLNESNGLCLAASPSGRQPTFGLWPVALRNDLRASLNDGLRKVVQWTSKHGAGTAEFPDDAAFFNINTPDDLATAKAML, from the coding sequence ATGAAACAGCCAGTGGGTGTCATTCTCGCAGGTGGTCAGGCCACGCGCATGGGCGGTGGTGACAAGGGAATGCTGCAACTTGACGATCGGTCGATCCTAGACCATGTCCTCGCGCGTCTGGAACCACAGGTTGCAGCCGTTGCACTGAACGCCAATGGTGATCCAGCGCGGTTTGCGGACCTGAACCTTCCGATCATCCCGGACAGCATCGCAGGCTTTGCGGGTCCGCTTTCCGGTGTCCTTGCCGGACTTGACTGGGCGGCAGAACAGGACGCCACACATATCGTGACAGCGGCAGCGGATAGTCCGTTCCTGCCCTGCGATCTTGTTCCGCAATTGCTGCTGAATGAAAGCAATGGTCTATGTCTTGCCGCGTCACCGTCCGGGCGGCAACCGACCTTCGGACTTTGGCCGGTTGCGTTGCGCAACGACCTGCGCGCCAGCCTGAATGACGGTCTACGCAAGGTCGTTCAATGGACAAGCAAACACGGTGCAGGTACGGCAGAATTTCCCGACGATGCGGCGTTCTTCAACATCAATACACCTGATGATCTTGCGACAGCAAAGGCCATGTTATGA
- the mobB gene encoding molybdopterin-guanine dinucleotide biosynthesis protein B gives MNIYGVVGFKNAGKTGLMERLVAEITGRGLTVSTIKHAHHSFDVDQPGKDSYRHREAGATQTLLASKTRWALMTELRGADEPPLAMLLSHIAPVDLVLIEGYKRDRHPKVEAFRAETGNPLLALSDPTVKAVATDTPQELTQPQFDLNDTQAIADFILGELGL, from the coding sequence ATGAACATCTATGGCGTTGTCGGGTTCAAGAATGCCGGTAAGACGGGATTGATGGAGCGTCTTGTGGCAGAGATCACCGGACGTGGCCTGACCGTTTCCACAATCAAACACGCCCATCACAGTTTCGACGTCGACCAGCCGGGAAAGGACAGTTACCGACATCGAGAAGCCGGGGCAACGCAAACACTGTTGGCATCCAAGACCCGCTGGGCGCTGATGACAGAGCTTCGCGGTGCCGATGAACCACCGCTTGCGATGTTGCTTTCGCATATTGCGCCTGTCGATCTTGTCCTGATTGAAGGTTACAAGCGCGACCGCCATCCCAAAGTTGAAGCGTTTCGCGCGGAAACCGGCAACCCGTTGCTGGCCCTTTCCGATCCGACAGTCAAAGCCGTGGCCACGGACACGCCACAAGAGCTGACACAGCCGCAATTCGACCTGAACGACACGCAAGCCATCGCTGACTTCATTCTGGGTGAACTTGGCCTATGA